A stretch of DNA from Rhodoluna sp. KAS3:
CCAGAAACGCTTCCACTTCTAATGCCAGTGATGGTTCCGCTTGAAAGCTGGCCAATAGCTGCAATGGTGCTGTAGCTGGCAAACTTGGCGTTGCTAGGTGCTGAGGCAGCCGAGTAGGTAATGTTCTTACCCTTTACAGCCTTGCCCTTGGCATCAACGGTCATGATGAACTTCATTCCAGGGCCAGACTGCATCGATCCCACACTGCTGGTTAGAACAACCCAGGTGTTAGCCGACTTACCCGGCACTGCCGAGAACCCGGTTACATCTGCCGGAATCACCGATGTTGAAGGCAGGCTTGAAGCCAACTTTTTGCCGGCACCCGAGATTGAAAGAACCTCACGCTTGGCAATAGCCGCACCTGAACCAAACTGGCAGTAGCTGTTTGAACCAACCACGGTCTTGGCATAAGTGGTGGCCACCGCCAACAGCGCTGCGGTCTTGGTGGTAGCTGCCTTGTTGGCACCCATCGATACCGCAACACAGCCGTAGGTGCTGCTGGTGTAGTTGGTGATCTGGGCCGAGGTCTTAACCAGCGGGCTGGTGCTTGATGCAGCAACGGTCGCCAGAATGGTGCGGTTTGGTTTGGTCATGTCCATCGGGTTCATGCAATCAACACGCACAAATGGGGCCGACATTGCCGATGAAGTCAGCAACAGGTTGCCAGCGGTGTAACCAGAGCCAGCAGCAGCGGTACAGAATGCTGACAATTTGGCTTGGGTGATTTCTTGAGTCTTCATTCCGCTAGCCGAATTGAGTGAGCCCCACTTGACCACGTTGTTGAACTCGGCATTTCGGTACAGCACAGCAAAACCGGTGCCCTTGGTGCCGATCCAACCAACAGAGTTGAGTGAAGTTGCACCAGTAATCACAAGCTTTCCGCTGCCGGCAAACTTGGTGTTTGCACCGGCCGCAGTGTTGTTGACCACGGTCACAGTGCCGGCAACTGCTGAGCCGTAGAAGACATCTCCGTTGGCTCCGGCAAATGAACGCGAGGTATCGGTGACCGAAATCGCAGCGTTCATGGTCTTGATAGTTGGTGCGGTCACCTTGATTGTGGTTGAACCTGATGGCGCAGCCATTTCTGGTGTAACCATGACCGGTGGGGTGTAACCGCCGCCTCCGCCAGCAACAGTGGTGTGTGCCACAGCTGCCGATTCTGGGCCTTCACCCTCAAAGCTTGAAGACGCCAAAACCTTGACGTTGTAGGCAGTTGACTGACTCAACGCATACATAAAGCACTTCTGGCCCCCAGCGCGGTTGGTCTCGGTTAGGTATCCGGTGAACGCCACAGTGCCTGCGGTTGTGTACGCGCGGCAGGTGTAGCTGGTGGCTCCAACTGCTTGATCAACATTCACTGCGATGGTGTTGAAGGTACTGCTGGTTGTGTCAACGGTAAAGGTTGGTGCCGCCGGACCACAGTCGCGAGCCACCGAAGTCACGCCATCGGTGTTGTCAACAATCGTGAGTCTTGGAGCGTAAACGGCGTTGGCAATTGGGCGCTGAACATAGACATTTCCGAGGACCTTCACGCCCTGAGTGTCGGCCGGCATTAAGTTGTACTGACCACCCTCGGTGCCGGTTACAGTTGCACCCGAGACCTCGGTGTAATTGGTGTCTGGCAACCCGATGGTCTGAGAGAAAGTCAGCGTAGAGGTGGTTGGTGACCAGGTGTAGTCGGCATCGATCGCATCAATCTCGGTCACACCGGTGCCATCGATGTCTGCAGTCACACCGTTGAAGTTGTGAACACCATCGGTGGTTAGCGTCACGCGACCACCAGTAATGCTGTAGCCAAGAACCTTGGCAACACCCGGCAGAGTCTCAGTTAGGTATTCCTCACCCACAGGTAGGTGACGAACAGCCATATTTGGGTCAGCGTAGCTGTTGGTGCCGTCGTTATCGGTGGTTAGAGGCTGACCGTCTGCGGTCACTTCGATTGAGGTTCTGAAAGCACTGCCGACAGTCAAGTCACGAGCCAAACACAGACCCTTGTTGGTCTCAAACATGACGTTGGTGTCTGATGCGGTGGCTGTGTAGCTGGTCAGATCGGCAGCTTCAAAGGTGGCCTGGCTGTTTGCACGATACCCAGGTGTATCAGAGGCAAGGCCGTCAACTGCACTAGGCATACCAAAGGTTGGTGCCACCGAGAATGTCACATTTTCAGTGGTGTTGTTGGTTAGGCGTGCGTTCCAGTATGGGTTTATGTACTTCGCACCAGCGCCACCACCACAGGTCTTCATGGCTTCTGTCCAAGAAATTTGCGCAGTCTGAGGCATGGTTACGCCATAGCAGGACTGGTCTCCGGTGATGTACCAGTTGAACTGAACGTTCTGCGGGGTGAGGGTGGTGGTTAGGTTTGGAGAGAAGGTTAGAACGTCGTCAACGGCAAGGTCGGTGACCAGGGTTGAACCGTTAGAGCGGGTATCAAGATACGCGGCCACGTAAACGCTCACGGTCTCGCCTGGGCGAATCACAGATACGGCACCGTTATTGATGTTGCGGTTTACGCGAACGTTGTAGGTGACGGCAGACTCGGCGGCCTGCGCTGGGGCGGCGGTGATTGCAACTACGCCGGTAAGGGTTAAGGCAAGCGTTGCCGCGACGGCGGCTACGCGCTTTGATGCAAATTTAAATGCTTTGGCTTGGCTTTTGAACAAACTACTCACAACACTTTCTAGTAACTTTGCCAACGCCTCTGGGCGGGGCACTTTGTGAGCCTATGGCAGCGCTAGTTTTGGGTTGCTAGATAGTGGTTGGTTTCAAAGACAATGGTCTTGACAAATGTCGTGCTGAGCGCATTTTTGGGTTTAATTATTTGTTATTCTTCGCCGGATAGGTGGACAGCCACCTATCCGGTCTTTCGTGAACTTTGTTTCTAAAGTCGGGCTGACAGGATTTGAACCTGCGACCCCTTGTCCCCCAGACAAGTGCGCTACCAAGCTGCGCTACAACCCGTTGATCACTTTTCGTTTAACAACTAAGAAATAGTACGAAAAACTAAGGCATCTTGAAACGTGACCTTCATTGTCAGAGGGTGACCCTAATCTTTGGCCATGACTGAAAAACCATTGGGCTGCTTAGCCATGCTGTTTGGTATTGGGGCAAATCGACCAAACCAGACGCCGCCGACCCGCCAAAGCACAGAACCTACCGACGGCGGCATGAGCGAAGGTGACATACACTCGGGGCCGGGAGGCTATGAGGGCATGGGCTATTCCGGTGGTTACGCTGCCGATTACTACGGTGACGATGAAGGCGGAGAGCGCTAAATTAGCCTCATGAATAAGAGTTTGAAGAAACTGCGCCAGCGCACCAAGTTCTTTGGATACCTTCTATTTGGTTCCATTGGCATAAGCATTATTGCGTTCATCGCCCAAGTGATCTTGCAGCTCAACGGCTCAGGCTCAACCGACACCGCCATGGCCTTCTGGATCTCGGTTGCCGGATTCTTTAGCAGCCTCTGGGCTTATGCCGGAGGAATCTGGCTGACCTCAAGTTTCTTCTTGTGGTCGACCGAGGCAATCATCGATGCCATGGGCAAGAAGGCCGAATAGCCCCTGAGTAACAGAGGGTAAAGAAGTTTGCCAAGGTCGGTGGCTGCCGGCAGAGTTGTCTCAAAGGAATTCATTGGCACAAACCAGAATTCACCACTTACGAACACAATTCATTAAGGGAGCATCGCATGTCATCATCAAAGCGTTTCAAGACCGGGCTAGTTGCCCTGGCCACCGCCACCGCACTTCTACTTGCCGGCTGCGCATCAGCCACTCCAACCCCATCTGAGTCACCAGACGCACTGCAGACCCTAACCGCTGGCAAGCTGACCATCGGCACCGGCGAGCCTGCCTATGAGCCATGGGTTGTTGGCGACGCCCCTGAGTCTGGCGAGGGCTTTGAAGCTGCAGTTGCTTATGCAGTTGCCGAAGAGCTTGGCTTTGCAGCCAGCGATGTTGTGTGGGTTCGCACCACTTTTGACGAGGCAATTGCCCCGGGCCTAAAGAACTTTGACTTTAACCTTCAGCAGTATTCAATCACCGATGAGCGCAAGGCTGCCGTGGACTTCTCGAGCCCATACTACGAGACCACCCAGACTGTGATCACCGTTGAGGGTTCAGCTGCTGCCAGCGCAACCACCGTTGCCGAGCTAAAGGGCCTTCAGATTGGTGCCGCCACCGGAACCACCAGCTTTGCTGCCATTGAGTCAGTGATCAAGCCAACCGCAGGCGCCAAGGCCTTCAACTCAAACGATGACGCCAAGGCTGCTCTAGAGGCCGGCCAGATTGACGCACTTGTTGTTGACCTTCCAACGGCGCTTTACCTAACCGCAGTTGAGCTAACCGGCGGCAAGATTGTTGGCCAGCTTTCAGGTGCTGCCGTGGGCGACCAGTTTGGGCTAGTGCTAGACAAAGACAGCCCATTGACCGCCGCTGTTACCGCTGCCGTTGACCGCCTGCGCGCCAACGGCAAGTTGCAAGAGCTAGCCGACAAGTGGCTGGCAGATTATGCCGGAGCACCTGTGCTTAAGTAGTACCTATGACCAGCCAATACCAGCCCTCCGAGGCTGAACTTGCACGACGGGTTTATCGCGCCAGCAAAAAGCGCCGTTCAACCCTGGTGTCATTTATCAGCACCCTGGTTTTTGCCTCGGTGGCCTGGTTTGCGCTGGTCAACACACCCGGATGGGAGCGAGTCTCAACCTCGTTCTTCGACTGGAACACCGCAGTCGCAGCCTTCCCTCGAGTCATCGAGGGACTCTGGCTAAACCTTCGGGTGCTGGTATTTGCGGTTATCGGTGTGCTGATTTTTGGCCTTCTGCTGGCCATCCTGCGCACACTGCGCAACCCGGTGTTTTTTCCGCTGCGCATCTTTGCCCGCGGTTACGTTGACTTCTTTAGAGGTCTGCCGCTGATCATTGTGCTCTACATCGTTGGCTTCGGAATCCCTGGTTTACGCCTTGAATTCTTGGGGCGCATTCCGGCCGAGGTGCTGGGCACGGTTGCCCTGATTCTCACCTACTCGGCCTATGTGTCTGAGGTGTTTAGAGCGGGCATCGAGAGCATTCACCCATCGCAGCGTTTGGCCGCCAGATCACTCGGCCTCAGCTATTCAAAGACTATGCGCCTGGTGGTTTTGCCACAGGCGGTTAGGCGCGTTGCCCCGCCACTGATGAACGACTTTGTGGCGCTGCAAAAAGACGTTGGCCTGATATCGATTCTTGGTGCAGTTGATGCTGTTCGCGGCGCCCAGATTGAGGTGGCCAAGTACGCCAACTTCACGCCTTATGTTGTTGCCGGTCTGTTGTTTGTTTTGCTGGCAATTCCATCGGTGCGCTTTGCCGACCGGATTAGCCAAAAGTATGCTCAGCGAGAGCAAGCCGGGAGTGCCCTGTGACCTCAGAAAACCTGAACCAGCCTGATGCCCATAGCCAGATTGACTGGTCAAACCCTCGGCTAAAAGTGCGCAATTTGCGTAAGCAATATGACGAGCGCGTGATTTTGAACGGTGTTGACCTCGAAATTTATCCGGGTCAAATTGTGGCCCTGATTGGGTCTTCGGGCTCGGGCAAATCAACCATGCTGCGCTGCATCAACCTGATTGAAGAAATCAGTGATGGGCAAATTTGGCTTGAGGGGCGCGACATCAGTGTGGCCGGCATTGACCAAGATGAAGTGCGCCGCGATGTTGGCATGGTTTTTCAGTCATACAACCTATTTGCGCACCTAAGCATTCTGGACAACATCACGCTGGCCCTGCGCCACGTTCAGGGCAAGACCAAAGCTGAGGCAGATGCAATTGCTATGCAGTGGCTCTCGCGAATTGGCCTAGCCGATAAGGCAAGTTCTTTTCCGGACAAACTCTCGGGTGGCCAGCAGCAGCGCACGGCAATTGTTCGGGCCGTGGCTCTAAACCCAAAGCTGTTGCTGCTTGATGAGGTAACCAGCGCCCTTGACCCTGAGCTGGTTGGCGAGGTACTTGAGCTGATTCGCGACCTAAAGAACTCGGGCACCACCATCATCATGGCAACTCACGAAATGTCTTTTGCCCGCGATGTTGCCGACTGGGTGGTCTTTTTAGATCAGGGCGCGATTGTTGAAGAGGGCGAGGCCGCGGAGTTTTTTGCCAACCCAAAGCAGCAGCGCACTAAAGAGTTTTTGACCCGCCTGCAGATTTTGTAATTCGCGGTTTAGTAGCGGTATTGGTCGGGCTTGTATGGGCCCTCAACCGGCACCGAAATATAGCCAGCCTGGCGCTCACTTAGTTTGGTCAGCGATACCCCAAGGGCAGGCAGGTGCAATCGCGCCACCTTTTCATCGGCCAGCTTGCCAATTAGGTGAACCCGCGGTTCAAGATTGGCAGCGTTCTGCGCCAACTCAATCTGGGCCATGGCCTGATTGGTAAAAGACGCGCTCATCACAAAACTCGGATGCCCCGTTGCGTTGCCAAGGTTCATTACGCGACCTTCGCTGAGCACCAAAATTGAGCGGCCGTTTGGCAGACTCCACTGGTCAACCAGCGGTTTGATCTGAATCTTCTGGGCACCTTCGAGTGCTTCGAGACCGTGCATGTCGATCTCGTTATCGAAGTGGCCAACGTTGGCCAAAATGGCCAGGTTCTTGAGCTTCAAAAAGTGCTCCGGCCTAACAATGTCAATGTTTCCGGTGGCGGTGATCACAAAGTCCAGCTGCTCAATTACCTCTTCGAGCTGGGCAACCTGATAGCCGTCCATGGCCGCCTGAAGTGCGCAAATCGGGTCAATTTCACCGATGATTACCCTGGCACCCTGGCCTGCCAGCGCCTCGGCGCAACCCTTGCCAACGTCTCCGTAGCCGGCAACAAAGGCAACTTTTCCACCGATAAGGACATCGGTTGCGCGGTTTAGGCCGTCGACCAGCGAGTGACGAATGCCGTATTTATTGTCGAACTTTGATTTGGTGACGGCGTCGTTGACGTTGATCACCGGAAACTTGAGCTCACCCTTGCGCGAGAGTTCTTCAAGGCGCTGAATGCCGGTGGTGGTTTCTTCACTGGCACCGATTACCTGGCTAACCAGGGTGGCAAAGCGGTTCGGGTTTTTGCTTTGCGAGGCGGCAAGTAGTTCGCGCACAATTTCGTGCTCAGACTCAATCCATGAATTTTGCCTATGCAAAACCCCAGACTTTTCAAACTCAATGCCTTGGTGCACTAGGTAGATTAGGTCGCCGCCATCATCGATAATGCTGGTTGGCCCCGGGTGGGTGTTGCCATCGGCGTCTGGGTAATTTGACCAATCCAGAATCTGGTCGAGGCACCACCAAAACTCTTTTGAACTCTCGCCCTTCCAGCCAAAGACTGAAATTCCGGCCGGAGACTCAGAGGTTCCGCTGCCGACAACCAGTGCAGCGGCAGCTTCATCCTGGCTAGAAAAAATGTTGCAGCTGGCCAAGCGCACGCGGGCACCCAGGGCCACCAGTGTCTCGACCAAAACTGCGGTTTGTACGGTGATTGACAGCGATACCGAAATGCGGGCACCGGCTAGAGGCTGGCTTTGGGCGTATTCGGCACGGATGGCCATGAGGCCTGGCATCTCGTTTTGGGCCAGGCTAATTTGGTGGCGGCCGGTCTGGGCCAGGGCAAGATCTGCGATTGAAAAGTTTGTTGAAGTAATGCCGCGGTGACTCACGGTGAATCCTCTCTAGAGGACCCCCGGCCCTCATGTTCAGTCTGTCATGAGAGCGCGGGGAACCCGAGAAATGAGTCGTTTGGTTACTGAAGGTTAAAGAAGTAGTACTTGTCTTCCCAGGCGCTTGGAATCAGAACCATTTGGCTTGGGTCTTTCGAGATGTCCAACTGCACGTAAAGGCTGCCCGAGTCGCTGAACCCAGGCATGATTGCAATGTCACCTAGGTCATCCGAGACTGTTGGCCCAAAGATGCCCTGAGAAACCAGTTTTCCGCCGGCCACTACACCGACTTCAGCAATGTATGGCTCCTCGGTTTCGTCACCCATGTTGGTGGCTGTGACGTTGAATTGAACCCAGCGGGTTGTGGCCTCTGGGTCCGGAATGCCGTCGTAGTTATCGTCGTATGTACAGCCGTCGTTAAACATGTTTTCTGAACAGACGTACCAAGATGCATCGTCAACGTACTCGTTGAAAGTGAACTTGAAATTTCCGATCTTTAGAGATGTTCCAACTGGCACAGGTCGCTTTGCGCTGCCAAGCGCGGGTGCGGTGGAGGTGAGTTTCCAAACCTTCTTCTTGCCCGACTTTACGCAGGTGTAAGTTTTTAGGCCTACGGTTGATTTTTTGTTTAGCGTTGTGCACTTACCGCCGGCTTTAACAGTTGCAGCTTCTGTTGCGCCTATCCCCGATGAAAGGACTAGACCCAGTGCCAAAGCAATTGCACCGACACTTTTACCGACTGTCATTGTTGCCATTTCGATACCCCCATATCGTTCAGTTAACTAAATAGTAGAGCCAAATTGGAACTTAGACACCAACTCAGCGCTGAGCCTTATTTGCCCCTGACTTGCTCTTACGAGAGTTGCGTAAACAGGCCTCAAGTACGCCACCGTCGAGACGATTCGAATTGTGATCCAAGGGCATTCTTGGGTTACAAATTGGACGGCTGGCAGGAAGTCTGAGTCCGCGCTAAACAAGAGAATCTCTTCGTATTTGCCGTTCAAGGCACCTTTGACTAGTTCTGTAGCCAAAGCAACATCTGTCTGCTTCTCTTGATGTTTCCAGAATTTGGTCTCGCAATGTGGACAATTTTGAGACTGGCTCCTAAATTCGCCAAGGACAACCTCTACCCCGGATGATCGAAGTTCGGCCAAATATTTATGCTGGGCTTCCTTGACTGAGTTGCCAAGATGTCTGATTTTTGCTGTGAAATATTGGACTCGCACTTCTGAAATTCCGTGCCCATCAGCAATGAATTTCGAAAGGGCCATCAGATCGATTTTTAGAAGATCCTCGTCCAAATCGCGAAGCGCATGAAAAATGTTGAGTCCGTCAACACAAACCAACATGCGGGGCATTAGAACCTCGTTAAGTAAAAAACCCGGCGGATATACCGCCGGGGGGGATTGGGTGTGAGCCAATCGCAATACGGCTAAGTTATCAAAGTCTTATTCAGAACTCAATAACTTTGGCCAGTGGAAACCAACCTGTGTAAAACCCGCACTTAGCTCTGGTGCAGCAGGCTCAACTCTGCGTGCTGAGCAAGGCTCTTGAGTCCAACTGCCTTGAGCAAAGGTACCGCTGACTCAAGTGTGCCCCGCGCATCACTTGACCCGTTGCGCAGTTGATGTTGACCCAGGCTGTAGAGAGCTTTAGCAGCGGTCTCGCGCTTTTCTTTTACGTCGTTGTCCTCGATGAGGGTTTTGAGTAGGTCGTCGGCAATTTCGTTATTGCCGAGTTCTGAATGGATGTTAGCCAGCTCAATCTGGCTCTCTCTTTGCCCTTGAAGATCGTTAGAAAATTCGGCGATGCGCATGGCGTCTTGAGCGTGACCAATGGCTACATGAAGATCGCCGAGCTTGCGCTCAACAAACGCCAGCTTGTACTTGGTCAAAATGATGTGCTCGGTGCGCCCGTGGGCTTCAAGCAACGGAACTGCAAGGGTCAGGTTTTCGCGAGACTCGGCATAGCGCATGCGGCTTGCCAATAGTGCGCCAAGGTCAAAGAGGGCCTGGCCCTGAAAGTATTCGTGGCCAGCCTCAGCAAACCCGTTGATAGCTTTTCGGTAGGCAGCCTCTTGCAGCCCCTCCTGCAATGTGGTGCGGTAGCAATCGGCCAAGTGCCACTGCATAAAGGCGTAGTCAAGTGAATTGGCAATGACGTCGGCAAACTCAATAGCCTCGAGGATGGCCTCGATGGCTTCTTCATCGCGCGCAGAATCGTGAAGGGCAAGGCTCTTGAGTCGGGTTGCCTCCACCCACAAGCTTGAACCGCGCTCGTCAGCCAGGGCATCGATCAAACCGCCGGCAACTGCAACGGCATCGTCATGCTCGTTGTTGTCCCACAGATAAAACGCCAGGTCAAACATGGCCTTGTGGCGGTTTGGATTGTTCAAGTCTGTGGAGCGCTTCCACAGCTTGGTTAACGCTTTGTCTTCAATAGATGACATGTGATTCCCCCTAATCTCATTTAAGCCCCCCCCCCCCCCTGAAAATCAAGTTGAGCGACTCGCGACCAACGTAGTGGGTGCCTCTGACAAAATGACTGCCAAATTTCGCGAAGGCTAGGATATGTGGAGCGAAAAGAACGGAATTCAACCTATGAGCAAGCTCTCAAACGTCATCGAACGCAGCATCTTTTGGTCACGCTGGCTACTAGCGCCGCTATACCTAGGGCTCATCGGTGTATTGGCCGTACTGGCCTACAAGTTTGTTGTTGAGTTCATTGCCATGGTGCAAAACGTGATGCTGCACGATGACCACAGTTTTGTACTTGATCTGTTGGCGCTGCTTGACCTGGTGCTGATGGCCAACCTGATTTTGATTGTGCTGTTTGCGGGCTACGAGAACTTTGTTTCGAAGATTGAGGTTGCTGAGCGCTCGGTCGACCGCCCTTACTGGATGGGGTCGGTTGACTTCTCTGGTTTGAAGATCAAGCTGATCGGCTCGTTGGTGGCCATCTCAGTTATCGAGCTGCTGAAGGACTTTGTTGAGCTGGCCGAAGACACCCATGCCGAGGTTGGCCAGGGCACGATTTGGCGCATCATCATTCACCTGACCTTTGTGGTTTCTGGTGTGCTGTTTGCGGTGATGGACTGGATTAGCGATAACCGCGTGATTCGCAAGCACGAAAGCGCGATGGCTCACGGCAGTGCGGGCAGTTCGGCCAACATCTAATTAGGCGTCAACCCTCAAAGGTAAAATATTGAGATGAACCCTGATTATTTAGAAGAGCTGCTTGGTTGCGCTTTGACAGCAGCCAACGCTGGCGCCGCCGAACTTTTGAAGCGCTTTGGCGGACCGCTTGATATTCAGTCCAAGACCTCTGCCGAAGACAAAGTCACCGATGCCGATCTGGCCTCAGAAAATGTGGTTCGCGGCGTAATTGCGGAGCTGCGCCCAAACGACACCATCAGTGGTGAAGAACTTGCCGAGCAGGTAGGTGCCAACGCGGCGGTGCGCTGGAGCATTGACCCGCTCGACGGAACGGTCAACTACACCCGCGGTATTCCATACTTTGCCACCTCAGTTGGCGCGCAAGACCTAACCACAGGCCTGTGGGTTGCCGGCGCGGTTGTGGCGCCCGCCCTAAACACCACCTACTACGCAAAACGCGGCGGTGGCGCCTGGGTTATTCGCAACGGCGTAACCACCCAGATTTTTGGCCCGCCAAAAGACCGGATGACCAAAATCTTGGCCACCGGCTTTTCATACTCAGCCGTTGAGCGCGCTGCTCAGTTTGAAAAACTTGACCAGATGATGCCTGAGTTTGTTGACATTCGCCGCATGGGATCAGCAGCGCTGGATGCCTGTATGGTTGCTGACGGCACGGTTGATGTTTATTACGAGAAGCACATCAAAGAACACGACTGGGCAGCTGCCCTGTTGATTGCAGAAGAAGCCGGCCAGACCGTCAAGCGCCCAGATTACGTTGGCGACTTTGGCTCAGTTAACCTCTAGCCAAGCCGGCGAACTCTAGCCAAGCCTAAAAGCGCGCTTGACCGGGTACTCAAGGTACTCGGCCATAAACTCAAGCCGTTCGTCGCGCCAAGCGTAATCGCGCGCCACTTTGGCCAGCGCTGCCCAGAAAAATACGTTCAAAAGATCCACACTGATGTGGGTCATCGAATCACCCGGAAAAGCCTTACCAATCATCCGGCGCAACAAAGTCGGAACATCACTCAAGCCGTATCGGTGCAGCGCAGCGCGAACCTGAAACTCAAGCTCACGAGCACGGCGCGGGTTCCAGAGCGGGTTACCGCCCGAGCCATCTCCCATGCGCCCGTATTCATCGGTGGGTAAATGCAGCAGGATGTGGGCCACGGTTGCGTGCCGAACATGCGCGCCATCGAGCAAATCAAATAGCGGCGCAAACGAGTCAATCTCGTAACCGCACTTACGTAAATCTAGAACATCGGGGTAGTACGGAAACTTATAAAAAGGTATGTGCTTGACGATTGGGCCCGATTTGCGAACCGCAACTTTGCCCTTGACCTCGCCGCCCCAGGTTTGAACGGCTTCATCGGGCTCGCCCGCGCCTTGCCACTCTTCTGGATTCATAGGGTTCTATTGTGCCAAAATTCGTTTGACTTCACGGATGGCCGCTTGCTGCCAATTCTGCTCTTCAGGCCCGCTGTGAATGTAACTCGAGGTGTAGGCCACGCCAACATCTAGGCCGAAATCACCGCAGGCAATCTGCCCGCCGAGGCCGTCGTGACCGAATGAGGTAGGCGAGAGCATGTCTCTGAAGCCAGGGGTGTCGAGCATGAATCCGAGTCCGCGGTTTGGCCACGGGCCTGGCTCGCCCCAAACAGTTGGGCCGGTCACGGTAATCTCTGCGGCAACTTTTAGGGTTTCATCACTCAGCAATCGCACGCCATCGGTTTCGGTAACACAAGCCGAGTAAATCTTGGCCAAGGCCTTTGCGCTGGCAACGCCACCGGCGCCGGCAAACTCAGACTGCAAAACTCGAGGGTCGTTGAACCCGGTACCATCGCCAGCAACCTCGGCGGTGAAGGCGTTGCCAAAAGTCATGGCCTTTTCGATCCAATAGTTTGGGGTGCCAGGCAGCGGGTTGCCAGAGGCACGCTTGCCGTCGGTAATTAGCGGCGCAACCTGCCCTAGTTTGTCGGCCGGCAGACCAATCCAGGCGTCAACATTGAGGGGGCCGGCAATGTGGTTCTGCAGGTACTGACCGATAGTCTCGCCGGTAATGCGGCGAACCAGTTCACCAATCAAGTGACCAAAAGTGCCGGCGTGATACTGGTATCCGGTGCCGGGTGCCCACAGTGGCTCTTGGGCGGCAAGCTCGTCAACCACGGTGTGGCCGTCTAGAAATTCATCGATGTTTAAATCGCGGCGAACAGCCGAAAGGCCGGAGCGGTGCTGAAGCAACCACTTGACCGGAATCTCACTCTTGCCAGCCGCGGCAAACTCTGGCCAGTAGTAGGCCACGCGCGCTTCTGGGTCAAGCAGCCCGCGCTCAATCAGCTGGTTGGCAATTATTGATACCAGGCCCTTGGTGCAAGAGAAAATCACCGATGCGGTGTTTGATTGCCAGTCTTGCCCAGGTTTTGCCTGACCCTGCCAGATGTCTAGGGCCAGCTCACCGTCTTGATAAATTGCCATGGATGAACCTCCGGCAAAGGCGCCATCGGTGGATTTTTCGAGCTCTTTGCCCTGGGCAAAGAACAACTCGGCAACTGTTTCAAACTTCGGTGTAATCAACATAG
This window harbors:
- a CDS encoding serine hydrolase domain-containing protein, with translation MLITPKFETVAELFFAQGKELEKSTDGAFAGGSSMAIYQDGELALDIWQGQAKPGQDWQSNTASVIFSCTKGLVSIIANQLIERGLLDPEARVAYYWPEFAAAGKSEIPVKWLLQHRSGLSAVRRDLNIDEFLDGHTVVDELAAQEPLWAPGTGYQYHAGTFGHLIGELVRRITGETIGQYLQNHIAGPLNVDAWIGLPADKLGQVAPLITDGKRASGNPLPGTPNYWIEKAMTFGNAFTAEVAGDGTGFNDPRVLQSEFAGAGGVASAKALAKIYSACVTETDGVRLLSDETLKVAAEITVTGPTVWGEPGPWPNRGLGFMLDTPGFRDMLSPTSFGHDGLGGQIACGDFGLDVGVAYTSSYIHSGPEEQNWQQAAIREVKRILAQ